In one window of Tellurirhabdus rosea DNA:
- a CDS encoding ABC-three component system middle component 6 gives MLLPTKHIRIAESILGLGGVALHYLKEKPRTIDDLWQALKLGKAKELMGAYHTFDNLILALDFLFITGAISVDNQGRIYNEANKTER, from the coding sequence ATGCTCCTTCCAACTAAACATATAAGAATAGCGGAGTCTATCCTTGGTCTGGGAGGAGTTGCACTGCATTATTTAAAGGAGAAGCCAAGAACAATTGACGATCTCTGGCAAGCTTTAAAGTTAGGGAAGGCTAAAGAATTGATGGGTGCCTACCATACTTTTGACAATCTAATCCTTGCACTTGATTTTTTGTTCATTACGGGTGCGATTTCAGTAGACAACCAAGGGAGAATTTACAATGAAGCTAATAAAACTGAGCGCTAA
- a CDS encoding ABC-three component system protein, producing MTVNEKLYARLRFKLELLERNAQSFQDLFTKVMTAHCSSFEPVKPYGNMGDRKNDGFNPDTGTYYQVYAPEDPSTNKLQAIQKLHKDFEGLFKNWNHITPINTFYFAVNDKFVGMGPFLHEELKKIEGNYPTVKCKPFYAHHLMEVFMSLPEEHIYSLIGNIPDPTEIEPFESHVMNDVVRYLLGNFTQTNTTPPPKDPDFDLKLRFNKLSEHPATCLKFAGYQYGDLRDFFATSVDVKEKLKEIFNGLYKKALSDLPDTEDRNDLVFYYILNKAHPKASERKDIYNAVLVLMSYYFSACDIFEDPRKPIQGTFDFLKSYAPSN from the coding sequence ATGACTGTAAACGAGAAACTCTATGCTCGTCTCCGATTTAAGCTAGAACTACTTGAAAGGAACGCTCAAAGCTTTCAGGACTTGTTTACTAAGGTTATGACAGCCCATTGCTCCAGCTTTGAACCTGTCAAGCCTTATGGTAATATGGGTGATCGTAAGAACGATGGTTTTAACCCAGACACTGGAACTTACTATCAGGTATATGCACCTGAAGACCCCTCAACCAACAAGCTACAGGCGATTCAGAAGTTACATAAAGACTTTGAAGGCCTATTTAAAAATTGGAATCACATAACACCTATTAATACCTTCTACTTTGCTGTAAACGACAAGTTTGTGGGTATGGGACCATTTCTTCACGAAGAATTAAAAAAGATTGAGGGTAATTATCCCACCGTAAAATGCAAACCGTTCTATGCCCATCATTTAATGGAGGTATTTATGAGTTTACCAGAGGAGCATATCTACTCTTTAATTGGCAATATACCCGACCCAACTGAGATTGAGCCATTTGAGTCACACGTAATGAACGATGTTGTGCGTTATTTGCTAGGGAACTTTACTCAAACAAACACGACTCCGCCACCCAAAGACCCTGATTTTGATTTAAAGCTTAGATTCAATAAACTCAGCGAACACCCTGCTACTTGTCTTAAATTTGCTGGCTATCAATATGGCGATCTCCGAGACTTCTTTGCAACATCGGTTGACGTCAAAGAAAAGTTGAAAGAGATTTTTAACGGCCTTTATAAAAAAGCTCTATCAGATCTACCTGATACCGAAGATAGGAATGACTTAGTCTTCTACTACATTTTAAACAAGGCTCATCCTAAGGCTTCTGAGAGGAAAGACATATACAACGCTGTACTCGTCCTAATGAGTTATTATTTTTCAGCCTGTGATATTTTCGAAGATCCTCGTAAGCCAATTCAAGGCACTTTTGATTTCTTAAAAAGTTATGCTCCTTCCAACTAA
- a CDS encoding terminase large subunit domain-containing protein, translating to MSQQNSEELEISLNPKQHDFLSHISEMQSGVVKGVGMIGGRGSGKSVTLSDLTMMMVQELPKAKIQMACGEVSKAKRSLTPQLKAGWDRWGYSEYNWKTGAGEYVLWREPPDTFDRPYQAPDDWENCISFPNGLVFEYVGYRQNADANRGPNYDGLVIDEAAFFKEEWLKIAVATVRANPRKFDSPFHWLFAFFSSPPWRPEGQWVYKYQELARQEPKKYYFMEVWTRDNQMFLPPDYIDNMKKSLQKIVYEVEVEGRRITRLPKSFYPSFDWEKHCDIDDVFPYYKPDEPVEISVDFNAHFTCCSIWQPDYQMLKQVKDCFVKEAEEGLTMAKSLAKKVVADLADHEHKVAYVTGDRNGNSKHAGASETMFEQFAEILEAAGWEVILDPLDYNPDHQDKYVLVNDVYEETKEDEYTVRHDPVECKDTIVSIQNSPITHDYKKDKRSEKSDSIDQERATHLSDTVDYYIIWKKQQGYSSGGSIQIDFI from the coding sequence ATGAGTCAGCAGAATAGCGAAGAGCTCGAAATTTCCTTAAATCCCAAACAGCACGACTTTCTTTCCCACATTTCGGAAATGCAGAGTGGAGTCGTAAAGGGCGTCGGCATGATCGGCGGGCGCGGATCCGGAAAGTCAGTGACGCTGTCGGATCTGACCATGATGATGGTCCAGGAGCTGCCGAAAGCCAAAATCCAGATGGCCTGCGGGGAAGTCTCCAAAGCCAAGCGCTCGCTGACGCCGCAGTTGAAGGCCGGCTGGGATCGCTGGGGTTACAGCGAGTACAACTGGAAAACCGGTGCCGGCGAATACGTGCTCTGGCGGGAACCGCCCGACACCTTCGACCGGCCTTACCAGGCACCGGATGACTGGGAAAACTGCATTTCCTTCCCCAATGGCTTGGTCTTCGAATACGTGGGTTACCGGCAAAATGCCGATGCCAACCGCGGTCCCAACTACGACGGGCTGGTAATCGACGAAGCCGCTTTCTTTAAGGAAGAATGGCTCAAAATTGCGGTGGCCACCGTCCGGGCAAATCCGCGAAAATTCGATAGTCCCTTCCATTGGCTATTTGCCTTTTTCTCGTCGCCTCCCTGGCGGCCCGAAGGTCAGTGGGTCTATAAATACCAGGAGCTGGCCAGGCAAGAGCCTAAAAAATACTACTTTATGGAAGTCTGGACCCGAGATAACCAGATGTTTCTGCCGCCGGATTATATCGACAACATGAAGAAGAGTCTCCAGAAAATCGTCTATGAGGTGGAAGTGGAAGGCCGCCGGATCACCAGGCTTCCCAAGAGTTTCTACCCCAGCTTTGACTGGGAGAAGCATTGCGACATTGACGATGTGTTTCCTTATTATAAGCCGGACGAGCCGGTGGAGATATCCGTCGACTTCAATGCCCACTTCACTTGCTGCTCTATTTGGCAGCCCGATTACCAGATGCTGAAGCAGGTAAAAGACTGTTTTGTGAAGGAGGCGGAAGAAGGGCTTACCATGGCAAAAAGCCTGGCTAAAAAAGTGGTGGCTGATCTGGCTGACCATGAGCACAAGGTGGCTTATGTAACCGGTGACCGCAACGGTAACAGCAAACATGCGGGTGCTTCTGAGACCATGTTTGAACAGTTCGCTGAAATACTGGAGGCCGCTGGGTGGGAGGTTATTCTGGATCCACTTGATTACAACCCAGACCACCAGGATAAGTATGTGCTGGTTAACGATGTGTACGAGGAAACCAAGGAGGACGAGTACACAGTACGGCATGACCCGGTCGAGTGTAAGGACACCATCGTGTCGATACAGAACAGCCCGATCACGCATGACTATAAGAAGGATAAGCGAAGTGAGAAGAGCGACAGCATAGACCAGGAGCGTGCCACTCACTTAAGTGATACAGTGGACTACTATATAATCTGGAAGAAGCAGCAGGGCTATTCGTCCGGTGGCAGCATACAGATCGACTTCATTTAA
- a CDS encoding S49 family peptidase — protein sequence MTGLNFSGVWAIDETAEGLLRDAMIRGAFQPSLTGISQQAQAQSGIGPMAADRVAQAYMDYLSMGANRNVAMIPIYGVMSRNSTYDNLFSNEFLIRMIRAVIEDESKVGAIVDVKSGGGSVDSADELADAIAELRQAKPVVAQVTFGASAALWAYSQSTEIQVSGGPLARVGSIGTIYMHVNQAKALEQAGLNVKIFRSAGSKDKASLNDIEPLTPEQEAAIQADLNAANKLFKSYVRRGRGNKIASDEVFTGKMYNAQNAIRLGLADRVGTIDSAYKRVIQLSKSK from the coding sequence ATGACAGGACTTAATTTTTCAGGCGTATGGGCAATTGATGAAACAGCGGAAGGCCTGCTGCGCGACGCAATGATTCGCGGTGCCTTCCAGCCGAGCCTGACCGGCATCAGTCAGCAGGCGCAGGCACAGTCCGGCATTGGGCCCATGGCGGCCGACAGAGTCGCCCAGGCGTATATGGACTACCTATCCATGGGTGCCAACAGAAATGTGGCGATGATCCCCATCTACGGCGTTATGAGCCGAAACTCCACGTACGATAACCTTTTCTCCAACGAATTCCTGATCCGGATGATCCGGGCGGTCATCGAGGACGAAAGCAAGGTGGGTGCCATCGTGGATGTAAAGTCGGGCGGTGGCTCGGTGGACTCGGCAGACGAGCTGGCAGACGCAATTGCCGAACTTCGCCAGGCTAAACCGGTCGTTGCCCAGGTAACTTTCGGTGCTTCAGCTGCGCTCTGGGCCTACTCGCAGTCGACCGAGATTCAAGTTTCGGGCGGACCCCTCGCCCGGGTGGGCTCCATCGGCACCATCTACATGCACGTCAACCAGGCTAAAGCGCTGGAGCAGGCCGGCCTGAACGTAAAGATTTTCCGTTCTGCAGGCAGCAAAGACAAAGCATCGCTCAACGATATCGAGCCGCTGACGCCTGAGCAGGAAGCCGCCATTCAGGCTGATCTCAATGCCGCCAACAAGCTTTTCAAATCGTACGTCCGCCGCGGCCGGGGGAATAAAATCGCCTCGGACGAAGTCTTCACCGGCAAGATGTACAACGCCCAGAACGCCATCCGTCTGGGTCTGGCCGACCGGGTCGGTACCATCGACAGTGCTTACAAACGAGTAATTCAACTTTCCAAATCCAAATGA
- a CDS encoding DUF1353 domain-containing protein: MVVITRSSRRYRLPIACDSTLSKTDQVVLQDDVQVELFDGRTLLIPKGFISDFHSTPRAMWSLVPAYHNRTNLAALVHDYLYMHFDELNPDLVKDNPRKYADQAYLMLMQQFNPLQPAKNLLYYAGVRAGGWYNWRKFRRAAALH; the protein is encoded by the coding sequence ATGGTAGTCATCACCCGCTCATCCAGGCGCTACCGGCTGCCCATTGCCTGCGATTCGACGCTGTCCAAAACGGACCAGGTCGTACTCCAGGACGATGTGCAGGTGGAGCTCTTCGACGGCCGTACGCTGTTAATTCCGAAAGGATTTATCTCGGACTTCCACTCGACGCCCAGGGCGATGTGGTCACTGGTGCCGGCCTACCACAACCGCACGAACCTGGCGGCTCTGGTGCACGACTACCTGTACATGCACTTTGATGAGCTGAATCCGGATCTGGTTAAGGACAATCCCAGAAAGTACGCCGACCAGGCTTACCTGATGCTGATGCAGCAGTTCAACCCGCTGCAGCCGGCAAAGAACCTGCTCTACTACGCCGGTGTCCGGGCGGGCGGATGGTACAACTGGCGCAAGTTCCGGCGGGCGGCTGCCCTTCATTAA